One Hermetia illucens chromosome 4, iHerIll2.2.curated.20191125, whole genome shotgun sequence DNA segment encodes these proteins:
- the LOC119656037 gene encoding exopolyphosphatase PRUNE1 — MNTFLREARKLVSSKLSERFCIIIGNESCDLDSAVCSLSLAYYYNRNKNKIPNSPKVAHVVPLFNIKREELPIKTEVIYFLRKNNIEFDSITFQDDINESFITNNDVVLVDHHFSRYSPIAVFDHRPFDPNSTIPKECKMELELVGSCATLIANIILSDENYADYKDILRLLHAAIVLDTVNFSKEAQRAKEKDFNVCERIESLLGLSNVDNYRKTLFDELVEARADVSSFDSYQILLKDMKLISSKKNESIKVALPGFPKLVKDYIALENAEENIKKFAKAHQCQVIVLIGMKVTDDGLKRDVGVINMGNDTLFDAIVSNLKSSNHSFDLEEYIDCKFLEGKYFNQKNIRASRKQILPLVKTILDEF, encoded by the exons ATGAACACATTTTTACGTGAGGCAAGAAAATTAGTTTCCAGCAAATTATCG GAACGATTCTGTATTATCATTGGTAACGAAAGTTGCGATTTGGATTCTGCTGTGTGCTCGCTGTCTCTGGCTTACTATTACAACaggaacaaaaataaaattcccaATTCACCCAAAGTCGCCCACGTTGTACCTTTGTTCAATATCAAACGAGAGGAGTTACCAATTAAAACCGAAGTCATCTACTTCCTTAGGAAGAATAACATCGAATTCGATAGTATTACATTCCAGGACGACATCAATGAGTCATTCATAACAAACAATGACGTAGTTTTGGTCGATCATCACTTCTCGAGATACTCCCCCATAGCGGTATTTGACCATAGACCTTTCGATCCGAACTCCACCATACCGAAAGAATGTAAAATGGAGCTGGAACTAGTAGGCTCATGTGCAACTTTGATTGCAAACATAATATTAAGCGATGAAAACTATGCAGACTATAAGGATATTTTGAGACTCCTTCATGCAGCGATTGTACTGGATACCGTGAACTTTTCAAAGGAGGCTCAAAgagctaaagaaaaagacttCAACGTATGCGAAAGAATTGAGTCCTTGTTGGGACTATCGAATGTCGACAACTATCGCAAGACATTATTCGATGAGCTAGTGGAAGCCAGGGCTGATGTCAGTTCGTTTGATTCCTATCAAATTTTgttgaaggatatgaaactgatATCAAGTAAGAAGAACGAGTCCATCAAAGTTGCACTGCCTGGTTTCCCTAAGTTGGTTAAAGATTACATAGCATTGGAAAATGCAgaagaaaacattaaaaagtTCGCAAAAGCGCATCAGTGTCAAGTTATAGTGTTGATAGGGATGAAAGTTACAGATGACGGTTTGAAGAGAGATGTGGGCGTGATTAACATGGGAAATGATACATTATTTGATGCTATTGTAAGCAATTTGAAGAGTTCCAATCATTCTTTCGATTTAGAGGAATATATAGATTGTAAATTTCTAGAAGGCAAATATTTCAATCAAAAAAATATAAGAGCTTCAAGAAAACAGATTTTGCCGCTGGTGAAGACGATTTTAGATGAATTTTGA